In Candidatus Methylomirabilota bacterium, a genomic segment contains:
- a CDS encoding addiction module toxin, HicA family: protein MKRKEFVRQLLREGCIMLRPGSRHDVYMNPKTGQKQAVPRHTEIDNVLARHIRKYLGLETP, encoded by the coding sequence ATGAAGCGGAAGGAATTCGTCCGTCAACTTCTGAGGGAGGGGTGCATCATGCTTCGGCCTGGTTCCCGTCACGATGTGTATATGAATCCCAAAACTGGTCAAAAGCAGGCAGTACCACGACACACAGAAATTGACAACGTCCTTGCACGACACATTCGGAAGTATCTCGGATTAGAAACGCCGTAA
- a CDS encoding DUF447 domain-containing protein, translated as MIIESIVTTLNEAGEVNFAPMGVTIGEGDIVIRPYADSTTCRNLLATGATVVNLTDNARLFAESAVSNPQFPTFPAELITGVVLSDACSYYECSVGQTDTTPPRTTFHCQIVKKGGLREFIGFNRAKNAIIEAAILATRVRLLGVAPILQEYRRLSEIVQKTGGEQETLAMAYLQEYVERQRR; from the coding sequence ATGATTATTGAGAGTATCGTCACGACGCTGAATGAGGCGGGAGAGGTAAACTTCGCCCCGATGGGGGTCACCATCGGCGAAGGAGATATTGTCATCCGCCCCTATGCTGATTCGACCACCTGTCGGAATCTTCTGGCGACTGGCGCCACAGTCGTCAATCTGACCGACAACGCCCGCCTGTTTGCTGAGAGTGCTGTCTCCAACCCCCAGTTCCCGACCTTTCCCGCAGAGTTAATCACTGGCGTTGTCTTGAGCGACGCCTGCTCCTATTACGAGTGCTCGGTTGGGCAGACCGATACGACACCCCCGCGCACCACCTTCCACTGTCAGATCGTCAAGAAGGGGGGCCTGCGCGAATTCATTGGGTTCAACCGCGCGAAGAACGCCATCATCGAGGCGGCCATCCTCGCCACCCGGGTCCGACTGTTAGGGGTAGCGCCGATCCTTCAGGAGTATCGCCGACTGTCCGAGATTGTCCAGAAAACCGGGGGTGAACAGGAGACCTTGGCGATGGCGTATCTCCAAGAGTACGTGGAGCGGCAGCGTCGATGA
- a CDS encoding PTS mannitol transporter subunit IIABC, producing the protein MKILFITGKLAERALKETLAGMQADFDYEVTALKISVAALMTTPFILHTLRTPSTDLVMIPGLCRVEPSELEQALGVKVEKGPKDLRDIPYYFGAEKTREGYGEYDLTILAEINDAPTLPVGEILHKARYYTACGADVIDVGGTPGQPATNIGEIVSALRSEGFRVSIDSVDPQEILAADKAGAELLLSLNAQNLHLAPDLRCTPVIIPDFGKGLDSLAANVEAVERLGKTHYLIDPILAPIGFGFTESLVRYVEARRRFPHAEILMGVGNITELTDADSTGINALLTGVMSELQIRYALTTEVASWAVGSVRELDLARRLMFYARQRGVLPKGIDDGLLTIKDRRVDCPSEAELRDMQRMVTDPNFRIYADREAIYVFNRDLFMKDTDIHRIFDQIRAHLGHEPIGHAFYLGRELMKARLAMRLGKKYIQEEDLTWGYLDHDLPQ; encoded by the coding sequence ATGAAGATCCTCTTCATTACCGGCAAGCTGGCCGAGCGCGCCCTGAAAGAGACCTTAGCCGGGATGCAGGCGGACTTTGACTATGAGGTGACGGCCCTGAAGATCAGCGTCGCCGCCCTGATGACCACCCCCTTTATCCTCCATACGCTCCGCACACCCAGCACCGATCTGGTGATGATCCCCGGACTCTGTCGAGTGGAACCCTCCGAGTTGGAGCAGGCGCTGGGGGTGAAGGTTGAAAAGGGGCCGAAGGATCTGCGTGACATCCCCTACTACTTCGGGGCAGAGAAAACACGAGAAGGATATGGCGAATACGACCTGACCATCCTGGCCGAGATCAACGATGCCCCCACCCTACCGGTGGGCGAGATCCTTCACAAGGCCCGCTACTACACGGCCTGCGGCGCCGATGTCATCGACGTCGGCGGCACGCCAGGGCAGCCGGCGACCAATATCGGCGAGATCGTCTCGGCGCTGCGGTCCGAGGGGTTCCGGGTCAGCATCGACAGCGTCGATCCGCAAGAGATCCTGGCCGCCGACAAGGCCGGCGCCGAACTGCTCCTGAGCCTGAACGCGCAGAACCTGCACTTGGCCCCGGATCTTCGGTGTACCCCCGTCATCATTCCCGATTTCGGCAAGGGGCTGGATTCGCTGGCGGCGAATGTCGAGGCGGTAGAACGGCTGGGCAAAACGCACTACCTTATCGATCCGATTCTCGCGCCGATCGGCTTCGGATTTACCGAATCGCTCGTACGCTATGTCGAGGCGAGGCGTCGATTTCCGCACGCCGAGATCCTGATGGGGGTGGGCAACATCACCGAGCTGACCGATGCCGACAGTACCGGGATTAATGCACTGCTCACGGGGGTCATGTCGGAGTTACAGATCCGGTATGCGCTGACGACGGAGGTCGCCTCGTGGGCGGTAGGATCTGTTCGCGAGCTGGACCTGGCCAGACGCCTCATGTTTTACGCCAGGCAGCGAGGGGTACTGCCGAAAGGGATCGACGACGGCCTGCTCACCATCAAGGATCGACGGGTCGATTGCCCGTCCGAGGCGGAACTGCGGGACATGCAGCGGATGGTGACAGATCCCAACTTCCGCATCTATGCCGACCGCGAGGCGATCTATGTGTTCAATCGTGATCTCTTCATGAAGGACACCGATATCCATCGGATTTTCGATCAGATCAGGGCGCATCTTGGCCATGAACCGATCGGCCACGCCTTTTATCTGGGCCGCGAGTTGATGAAGGCGCGGCTCGCCATGCGACTCGGGAAGAAATATATCCAAGAGGAAGACCTGACATGGGGATATCTCGACCATGACCTTCCTCAATGA
- a CDS encoding YgiT-type zinc finger domain-containing protein, which translates to MEFWEGEGCEYCGSQIVEKRVTLHRKVRGQYVLIENVPAGVCTQCGTRYYAANVPKTVGESLRGRRQAAREVLVPVYSL; encoded by the coding sequence ATGGAGTTCTGGGAAGGCGAAGGCTGCGAATACTGTGGTAGCCAGATTGTCGAGAAACGGGTCACGCTGCATCGTAAGGTACGCGGACAGTATGTGCTGATCGAGAATGTACCCGCTGGCGTGTGTACCCAATGTGGCACACGCTACTATGCCGCGAACGTACCGAAAACGGTCGGAGAAAGCCTGCGTGGACGCCGTCAAGCAGCGCGCGAAGTGTTGGTTCCCGTGTACTCGCTATAG
- a CDS encoding four helix bundle protein: MEKPHKRLDVWKVAMDLVSEVYRVTESLPAREGYSLTQQIRRAAVSIPSNIAEGAARQTKKEFVNYLHIARGSLSELDTQLDLAKRLGYLQGDMWGILDAQMDRVDKMISGLIRHQKSNRLSPLPPHPSRLTPSDDASPLPPHALRLTPSDDASPLTPHALRLKGTT, translated from the coding sequence ATGGAGAAACCGCACAAGAGGCTTGATGTGTGGAAGGTGGCGATGGATCTGGTGAGTGAGGTGTATCGGGTGACGGAATCCTTGCCTGCAAGGGAAGGATATAGTTTAACTCAGCAGATCAGAAGGGCGGCCGTCAGTATACCAAGCAACATCGCCGAAGGTGCGGCAAGACAAACAAAGAAGGAGTTCGTGAATTATTTGCACATCGCACGAGGGTCGCTGAGCGAATTAGATACCCAGCTTGATTTAGCCAAGCGGCTCGGGTATCTCCAGGGAGACATGTGGGGCATTCTGGATGCTCAAATGGATCGGGTTGACAAGATGATCAGCGGTCTGATCCGTCATCAAAAATCGAATCGCTTGTCTCCCCTCCCGCCTCACCCCTCACGCCTTACGCCCTCAGATGACGCCTCACCCCTCCCGCCTCACGCCTTACGCCTTACGCCCTCAGATGACGCCTCACCCCTCACGCCTCACGCCTTACGATTAAAGGGGACCACGTGA
- a CDS encoding ATPase, whose protein sequence is MYLDFYGLKEKPFNLTPDPRFLYLTPVHGEALAQLLYGVREEKGFIVLTGEVGTGKTTLLRSLIKELEETTEVAFVVHSKLQFDELLEYIIEDFGVKTQTTSSVQRLFALNEFLIEQHRVGRNSVLILDEAQHLEPGTLEQVRLLSNFETPTTKLLQILLVGQPELDARLALDELRQLRQRIGLRCSIHPLSPADSQDYIVSRLRIAGATGGAIFTEAAIGRIAEYAAGIPRVVNMVCDHCLLFGFADQKRQIDGEIVAQAIDYLEQGTSRSPATAVSSAPSSPTGESTEPARRRGSRLEMILAIMLAVAFIGVGAMLLYPEIFAKLAHWPAQ, encoded by the coding sequence ATGTACTTAGACTTCTACGGACTCAAAGAAAAACCGTTCAACCTGACGCCGGACCCGCGGTTCCTGTACTTGACCCCGGTGCATGGCGAGGCGCTCGCCCAACTCCTCTACGGGGTTCGGGAGGAGAAGGGGTTCATCGTCCTGACCGGCGAGGTGGGAACGGGTAAGACGACGCTGCTGCGAAGTCTGATCAAGGAACTGGAGGAGACGACAGAGGTGGCGTTTGTCGTCCACTCGAAACTCCAGTTTGACGAACTGTTGGAATACATCATCGAGGATTTCGGCGTCAAAACCCAGACGACGTCGTCGGTGCAGCGGCTGTTTGCATTGAACGAGTTTCTGATCGAGCAGCACCGGGTCGGTCGGAACAGTGTCCTGATCCTCGACGAGGCGCAGCACCTGGAACCCGGGACGCTGGAGCAGGTTCGCTTGCTCTCGAACTTTGAGACCCCGACGACGAAGCTGCTGCAGATCCTGCTGGTCGGCCAACCCGAGCTTGACGCACGGCTGGCGCTTGATGAGTTGCGTCAGCTTCGACAACGGATCGGCCTGCGGTGCAGCATCCACCCGTTGAGCCCGGCGGACAGCCAAGACTACATCGTCAGCCGGTTGCGCATCGCCGGGGCCACGGGCGGCGCGATCTTTACCGAGGCGGCCATCGGCCGGATCGCGGAATATGCCGCCGGTATCCCCAGGGTGGTGAATATGGTCTGCGATCACTGTCTGCTGTTCGGCTTTGCGGATCAGAAGCGGCAGATCGACGGGGAGATCGTCGCACAGGCGATCGACTACCTGGAGCAGGGGACGTCTCGATCGCCGGCGACGGCCGTGAGTTCGGCTCCGTCGTCACCGACCGGCGAATCGACCGAGCCTGCACGTCGAAGGGGCTCAAGGCTGGAGATGATCCTGGCGATAATGCTAGCGGTAGCCTTTATCGGTGTGGGCGCCATGCTCCTGTACCCGGAGATCTTCGCCAAGCTGGCGCATTGGCCGGCTCAGTAA
- a CDS encoding multidrug ABC transporter ATP-binding protein yields the protein MIVMQDLARTFGPITAVDHLSLAIPRGELFGLVGPDGGGKTTTLRMLAGILTPTGGDAIVAGHSVRKEPEALKNRIAYMSQRFGLYGDLTVLENLHFYADLFEVPTKKRTVRIERLLGFSNLTPFKDRLADKLSGGMKQKLGLACALIHTPEIVLLDEPTNGVDPISRRDFWRILYEMLQEGVTILVTTAYLDEAERCNRVGLIHQGRLLALDTPDQIKALMAGDLVEIPVADGWRARQFLSGVSHVKGATLFGHRLHVALEDVGRDLPTVLTALEAEGLQPHDPRRVVPSLEDVFISMIGRRERSDGERTA from the coding sequence ATGATCGTGATGCAGGACCTCGCGAGAACGTTTGGGCCGATCACGGCCGTGGATCATCTCAGCCTCGCCATTCCGAGGGGGGAACTGTTCGGCTTGGTGGGTCCAGACGGAGGTGGTAAGACCACAACCCTTCGGATGCTCGCGGGTATCCTCACCCCCACCGGCGGTGACGCCATCGTGGCCGGCCATTCCGTTCGGAAGGAGCCTGAGGCGCTCAAGAACAGGATCGCCTACATGTCCCAGCGCTTCGGCCTGTACGGCGATCTCACAGTGTTGGAGAATCTCCACTTCTACGCCGACCTCTTCGAGGTTCCGACGAAGAAGCGGACAGTGCGGATCGAACGCTTACTCGGTTTCAGCAACCTGACCCCGTTCAAGGATCGATTGGCGGATAAGCTGTCGGGAGGGATGAAACAGAAGCTGGGCCTGGCTTGCGCCCTGATCCACACGCCTGAGATTGTGCTGCTCGACGAACCGACCAACGGCGTGGACCCGATCTCGCGCCGAGACTTCTGGCGCATCCTGTACGAGATGCTACAGGAGGGGGTCACGATCCTGGTGACGACGGCTTACCTCGACGAGGCCGAGCGATGCAACAGGGTGGGGCTGATACACCAGGGTCGCCTGCTGGCTCTGGACACGCCGGACCAGATCAAGGCACTGATGGCCGGTGACCTGGTGGAGATTCCGGTAGCGGATGGTTGGCGGGCCCGCCAGTTCCTGAGCGGCGTCTCCCACGTGAAAGGCGCAACCCTTTTCGGCCACAGGCTCCACGTGGCGCTTGAAGACGTAGGGCGCGACCTGCCGACGGTCCTGACTGCCCTTGAGGCCGAAGGGCTTCAACCCCATGATCCCCGCCGGGTCGTCCCATCCTTAGAGGACGTATTTATCTCGATGATCGGACGAAGGGAACGCAGTGATGGTGAGCGGACAGCCTGA
- a CDS encoding beta-ketoacyl-ACP reductase, which translates to MEQVDTRRVAVITGGTKGIGKAIAHRLAQDGCDVVLNYHGDDGAAQSALREFNDLPVKAMAVMADVSNSGGASLLIDTATKELGALDILVNNVGPFLVRALSDTTDDEWRQTLDSNLSSTFYCCRAALRVMRERRGGSIINIGALNVEHSPIGVFEAPAYYIAKSAVIMLTRSLARSEAPWGIRVNAVNPGFIETESYDHYRAGKKAAWAQMIPLGRLGAPDEVAEAVGFLVSEKARYVTGTILHVHGGLWV; encoded by the coding sequence ATCGAGCAGGTGGACACACGACGGGTCGCGGTGATTACCGGCGGGACGAAGGGAATCGGCAAGGCGATTGCGCATCGCCTCGCCCAGGATGGGTGCGATGTCGTCCTCAACTATCACGGCGACGACGGCGCGGCCCAATCCGCCCTCCGGGAGTTCAACGACCTGCCGGTGAAGGCGATGGCCGTGATGGCCGATGTCTCCAATTCCGGCGGCGCGTCGCTTCTCATCGACACCGCGACAAAAGAACTTGGCGCTCTCGATATCCTGGTCAATAACGTCGGTCCGTTTCTGGTTCGCGCGTTGTCCGATACCACCGATGACGAGTGGAGACAGACCCTTGACAGCAACCTGAGCAGCACCTTTTACTGCTGCCGGGCGGCGCTGCGGGTGATGCGGGAGCGACGGGGCGGCAGCATCATCAACATCGGGGCGCTTAACGTCGAGCATTCACCCATCGGGGTCTTTGAGGCCCCCGCTTACTACATCGCCAAGTCTGCCGTAATCATGCTGACCCGGTCGCTCGCGCGATCCGAAGCGCCGTGGGGCATTCGTGTAAACGCCGTCAACCCCGGCTTCATTGAGACCGAGAGCTACGATCATTATCGCGCCGGAAAGAAAGCAGCCTGGGCACAGATGATCCCTCTTGGTCGATTGGGCGCACCCGACGAGGTCGCCGAGGCAGTGGGTTTCCTCGTCTCTGAAAAGGCGCGCTACGTGACGGGAACCATCCTTCACGTCCACGGCGGCCTCTGGGTCTAA
- a CDS encoding ABC transporter permease — protein MWERLQHMLIKEFIQILRDPRMKAVIFVTPLLQLLVFGYAVTTDITQITMAVSDFDHTQESRELVRRFESSGYFRVVQRVGEARALQELIDRGTVKAALQFDPGFTRDLKRGRSAVVQVLVDGTDSNTAGVVMDYANRIIAQYNRQAAHEALAVREVAMGTPPADALRPRLGEVDLRSRAWYNPDLRSRNYNVPAVIAIIIMLTSLLLTSMAIVREREIGTMEQLMVTPIRPAELILGKTLPFALIGFFDVALITTAAVFWFTVPIRGSLLLLFGATALYLLSTLGIGLFISTVSKTQQQALMSTFFFYLPAVLLSGFMFPIANMPVAVQYLTYVNPLRYFLVIIRGVFLKGNGPAVLWPQMLALAILGAVLFTASTLRFQKRLE, from the coding sequence ATGTGGGAACGGTTGCAGCACATGTTGATCAAAGAGTTCATCCAGATCCTGCGGGACCCGCGGATGAAGGCCGTCATCTTCGTGACACCCCTCCTGCAGCTTCTGGTCTTCGGGTACGCGGTTACCACCGACATCACGCAAATCACCATGGCGGTCTCCGACTTCGATCACACCCAGGAGTCGAGGGAGCTGGTGCGGCGGTTCGAAAGCTCGGGGTACTTCCGCGTTGTCCAGCGGGTGGGCGAGGCTCGGGCTTTGCAGGAGCTGATCGACCGGGGGACGGTGAAGGCCGCCCTGCAGTTCGATCCCGGGTTCACGAGGGATCTCAAGCGCGGCCGGAGCGCCGTGGTGCAGGTCCTGGTGGACGGAACTGACTCTAACACCGCCGGCGTGGTCATGGACTACGCCAATCGGATCATCGCCCAGTACAATCGCCAGGCCGCGCACGAGGCGCTCGCTGTCCGGGAAGTGGCCATGGGGACACCTCCCGCGGATGCCCTCCGGCCTCGCCTGGGTGAAGTCGATCTGAGGTCGCGGGCCTGGTACAACCCCGATCTGCGGAGCCGAAACTACAATGTGCCCGCCGTTATCGCCATCATCATTATGCTGACCTCGCTGCTGCTCACCTCCATGGCCATTGTGCGGGAGCGTGAGATCGGTACCATGGAGCAACTTATGGTGACCCCCATCCGACCCGCCGAACTCATCCTGGGGAAAACGCTCCCCTTCGCCTTGATCGGGTTCTTTGACGTGGCCCTGATCACCACCGCTGCCGTCTTCTGGTTCACGGTGCCTATTCGGGGGAGCCTGCTTCTGCTCTTCGGGGCTACGGCCTTGTATCTGCTCTCGACGCTCGGGATCGGCCTGTTCATCTCCACCGTCTCCAAGACCCAGCAGCAGGCGCTGATGTCCACCTTCTTCTTCTATCTGCCGGCCGTCCTGCTCTCGGGCTTTATGTTCCCCATTGCTAACATGCCGGTGGCGGTCCAGTACCTGACCTATGTGAACCCGCTCCGCTACTTCCTGGTCATCATCCGGGGGGTTTTCCTCAAGGGTAACGGGCCGGCCGTCCTCTGGCCCCAGATGTTGGCCCTGGCGATCCTGGGCGCTGTCCTCTTTACGGCCAGCACGCTCCGCTTCCAGAAACGGCTGGAATAA
- a CDS encoding DNA-binding response regulator — protein sequence MPKITVLIADDHALFREGLGMLLAQTDDIRVVGEAGDGFQVVGMVEALQPNILLLDAQMSGLGGIESLPLIRKKSPRTRILILCESSDDDHMINVLQLGAKGCVAKSLSHKDLIRAIRTTHNGEIWAERKVLTRVLENLRRKVYGANASFQEMQNTLTDREQEVVKWVIQGRTNKEIASGLGISDKTVKTHLSNIFGKLKISRRLQLVLNRIVE from the coding sequence ATGCCGAAGATTACGGTGCTGATCGCTGATGATCATGCGCTCTTCCGAGAAGGACTCGGAATGCTCCTGGCGCAGACCGACGACATCCGGGTCGTCGGGGAGGCAGGCGACGGCTTCCAGGTCGTTGGAATGGTCGAGGCCCTTCAGCCGAATATCCTGCTGCTGGATGCCCAGATGTCGGGACTTGGAGGAATCGAGTCGCTTCCGCTGATCCGCAAGAAATCTCCTCGGACACGTATCCTGATCCTGTGCGAATCCTCCGACGATGACCACATGATCAATGTGTTGCAATTGGGCGCAAAGGGATGTGTTGCAAAAAGCCTCAGTCACAAGGATCTCATCAGGGCCATCCGGACCACCCATAACGGAGAGATCTGGGCCGAGCGCAAGGTTCTGACTCGGGTATTGGAGAACCTGCGCCGAAAGGTATATGGCGCAAACGCGTCCTTTCAAGAGATGCAAAATACGCTGACCGATCGCGAACAGGAGGTCGTCAAGTGGGTGATCCAGGGCCGGACCAATAAAGAGATCGCCTCCGGGCTTGGAATCAGCGACAAGACGGTCAAGACGCATCTAAGCAATATTTTCGGGAAGTTAAAGATCAGTCGTCGGTTGCAATTGGTTCTTAACCGTATCGTGGAGTAG
- a CDS encoding multidrug ABC transporter ATP-binding protein: protein MVSGQPELAVRVENLERRFGDFVAVDRVSFEVSRGEIFGFLGPNGAGKSTTIRMLTGLLAPSGGTGWVGGRDIRTQGEAIKEIIGYMSQKFSLYEDLTVEQNLDFYGGIYRIPKDKKPARKTWALQMAGLTGREKSLTRELAGGWRQRLALGAAILHEPAILFLDEPTSGVDPISRRNFWDFIREMAYQGVTIFVTTHYMDEAEYCDRLALIYRGRIIALGTPDQLKQEHMPEDVLEVTVDRPVEALELLSREPVVREVAIFGKLLHVVVANAAADGPAVRGALERGNIRVDQIEKILPSLEDVFVSLIEAEDRAAARTPLREN from the coding sequence ATGGTGAGCGGACAGCCTGAGCTCGCCGTCCGGGTGGAGAACCTGGAACGGCGCTTTGGGGATTTCGTGGCAGTGGACCGGGTCTCTTTCGAGGTGTCGCGGGGCGAGATCTTCGGCTTCCTCGGGCCCAACGGGGCGGGCAAGTCCACCACCATCCGAATGCTGACCGGCCTCCTCGCCCCGAGCGGTGGGACCGGCTGGGTCGGGGGACGGGACATCCGAACCCAAGGCGAGGCCATTAAGGAGATCATCGGCTACATGTCTCAGAAGTTCTCCCTGTACGAGGACCTGACCGTGGAGCAGAACCTGGACTTCTATGGGGGAATCTACCGGATTCCTAAAGACAAGAAGCCGGCCCGCAAGACCTGGGCGCTTCAAATGGCCGGTCTCACCGGCCGCGAGAAGAGCTTGACTCGGGAGCTAGCGGGCGGATGGAGGCAGCGGCTGGCCCTGGGCGCCGCGATTCTGCACGAGCCCGCGATCCTGTTTCTTGACGAGCCGACCTCTGGCGTGGATCCGATCTCCAGACGGAACTTCTGGGACTTCATTCGCGAGATGGCCTACCAGGGGGTCACCATCTTTGTCACCACCCATTATATGGACGAGGCGGAATACTGCGACCGGCTGGCCCTGATCTACCGGGGACGGATCATTGCCCTTGGGACGCCGGATCAACTGAAGCAGGAGCACATGCCGGAGGATGTCCTCGAGGTGACGGTTGATCGCCCCGTGGAAGCATTGGAACTCTTGTCGCGAGAACCGGTAGTCCGCGAAGTGGCCATCTTTGGGAAATTGCTCCACGTGGTGGTGGCCAATGCAGCCGCCGATGGGCCGGCCGTCCGGGGCGCGCTGGAGCGCGGGAACATCCGCGTGGACCAGATTGAGAAGATCCTCCCGTCGCTCGAGGACGTGTTCGTGTCGTTGATCGAGGCAGAAGATCGGGCAGCGGCCAGGACGCCACTGCGGGAGAACTGA
- a CDS encoding Crp/Fnr family transcriptional regulator translates to MSVTVQALRQIPYFAELGADLLRDLAGQVRVRTYRTGEIILLEGEVCEGLYFVLTGRVKVFKLSSEGREQVLRILGPGRTFNDVPVFDGGSNPAGMAAIEESAVGFVPKEQIIALVEKEPTVAKAVIGVLASRLRALTLLIEDLSLRSVVARVAKVLLDYTRGYETLVEGGAGASAKLTQQQIAAMTGSVREVVQRALKVLERDGVIKLERAHVFIVDPKALERWSE, encoded by the coding sequence ATGAGCGTAACAGTTCAGGCGCTACGACAGATCCCGTACTTCGCCGAACTGGGCGCCGATCTCTTGAGAGATCTGGCGGGACAGGTGCGCGTGCGCACATACCGAACCGGGGAGATCATCCTCCTGGAGGGAGAGGTGTGCGAGGGTCTCTATTTCGTGCTCACCGGTCGCGTCAAGGTCTTCAAGCTTTCTAGCGAAGGCAGAGAACAGGTCTTGCGAATTCTGGGGCCGGGACGCACCTTCAACGATGTCCCGGTCTTCGATGGCGGCTCGAACCCTGCCGGTATGGCCGCAATCGAGGAAAGCGCCGTCGGCTTCGTCCCCAAAGAACAGATCATCGCACTCGTAGAGAAAGAACCGACAGTGGCGAAGGCGGTGATCGGAGTGCTCGCCTCCCGCCTTCGGGCGCTCACCCTCTTGATCGAAGATCTGTCGCTGCGAAGCGTGGTCGCCCGGGTGGCCAAGGTCCTTTTGGACTACACGCGCGGTTACGAGACACTCGTCGAGGGCGGGGCCGGCGCGAGCGCCAAGCTCACCCAACAACAGATCGCTGCCATGACCGGCTCCGTACGCGAGGTGGTGCAGCGCGCCCTGAAAGTGCTGGAGCGCGACGGGGTCATCAAGCTGGAGCGCGCCCATGTCTTCATCGTAGATCCGAAAGCCCTCGAACGCTGGAGTGAATAA
- a CDS encoding HicB family protein, which yields MGLHMTMIYWKGEKFWLGKLKEHPEIMTQGRTLKELEENLKDAYDMMVMEDVPAEHHEKAITV from the coding sequence ATGGGTCTCCATATGACGATGATCTACTGGAAAGGTGAGAAGTTCTGGCTTGGTAAACTCAAGGAGCACCCCGAGATCATGACGCAGGGCAGAACCCTGAAGGAGCTCGAGGAAAACCTCAAGGACGCGTACGACATGATGGTCATGGAAGACGTGCCTGCTGAGCATCATGAAAAAGCCATCACCGTATGA